A window of the Dickeya dianthicola NCPPB 453 genome harbors these coding sequences:
- the sbmA gene encoding peptide antibiotic transporter SbmA — protein sequence MFKSFFPNPKLFFSSALLWSLVVVVIWYSWGRPLGDSLLHISQPLPQGAIRFLSPAFLWFYGYYALCVGIFASAWALLNPHPWQRWSILGSSLIVFVTYFSVEVGVAVNDWYVPFYDLIQKALSAPNAVTIQAFYQQLLIFLGIALTAVTVGVLNLFFVSHYVFRWRTAMNDYYTSHWQTLRHIEGAAQRIQEDTMRFASTVESLGVDLVKSLMTLIAFLPVLVSLSSHVKSLPLIGEIPYGLVIAAIVWSLAGTSLLALIGIKLPGLEFNNQRVEAAYRKELVYGEDDAGRATPPTVKQLFKGVRKNYFRLYFHYTYFNIARVLYLQTDNVFGIIMLLPSIVAGSLTLGLMTQITNVFDQVRGSFQYLINSWTTIVELMSIYKRLRSFESVIQDVPMTIDAADVTSGA from the coding sequence ATGTTCAAATCGTTTTTTCCCAACCCTAAACTGTTTTTCTCCTCCGCACTGCTGTGGTCGCTGGTGGTGGTGGTCATCTGGTACAGCTGGGGGCGGCCGCTGGGCGATAGCCTGCTGCACATCAGCCAACCGCTGCCGCAAGGCGCGATACGGTTCCTGTCGCCGGCTTTTCTGTGGTTCTACGGCTACTACGCGCTGTGCGTGGGCATCTTCGCCAGCGCCTGGGCGCTGTTAAACCCGCACCCCTGGCAGCGCTGGTCGATTCTCGGCTCCTCACTGATCGTTTTCGTGACCTACTTTTCGGTCGAAGTCGGCGTGGCGGTCAACGATTGGTACGTGCCTTTTTACGATCTGATCCAGAAAGCGCTGAGCGCGCCTAACGCCGTGACCATTCAGGCGTTTTACCAGCAGTTGCTGATTTTCCTCGGTATCGCGCTAACCGCGGTAACGGTCGGTGTGCTGAACCTGTTTTTCGTCAGCCATTACGTCTTCCGCTGGCGCACCGCCATGAACGACTACTACACCTCGCACTGGCAAACGTTGCGGCACATTGAAGGGGCGGCGCAGCGTATTCAGGAAGACACCATGCGTTTCGCTTCCACGGTGGAAAGCCTGGGGGTAGACCTGGTGAAATCGCTGATGACGTTGATAGCCTTTCTACCGGTGCTGGTCAGCCTCTCTTCTCACGTCAAATCGCTGCCGCTGATCGGCGAAATTCCCTACGGTCTGGTGATTGCGGCTATCGTCTGGTCGCTGGCGGGCACCAGCTTGCTGGCGCTGATCGGCATCAAGCTGCCGGGGCTGGAGTTCAATAACCAGCGGGTGGAAGCCGCCTACCGTAAAGAGCTGGTGTATGGCGAGGATGACGCCGGCCGCGCCACGCCGCCCACGGTAAAACAGCTGTTTAAAGGCGTGCGCAAAAACTATTTCCGCCTTTACTTCCATTACACCTACTTCAACATCGCGCGGGTGCTTTATCTGCAAACCGACAACGTGTTCGGCATCATCATGCTGCTGCCGTCAATCGTAGCGGGCAGCCTGACGCTCGGTCTGATGACTCAGATAACCAACGTGTTCGATCAGGTGCGCGGTTCGTTCCAGTACCTGATCAACTCCTGGACCACCATCGTGGAACTGATGTCGATTTATAAACGTCTGCGCAGTTTCGAATCGGTGATTCAGGACGTGCCGATGACCATCGACGCCGCGGATGTCACCTCCGGCGCCTGA
- a CDS encoding methyl-accepting chemotaxis protein, giving the protein MNTILHTYNNLKVGIKLAIGFGLILIMSAFIMLSGVNGFRNIDAYVDKSIISNDINNNLNDARRSRLSFQYTHDYAAINKVGDLMVKVGQSLNRANQLTWSPDAQNLLNQLNDAYKKYLPGREALIKASQQRDVVAQKLNQDSSAGTLNALRAQFSASTLTPELRLEFTTLFEQLSEIRDLTHELLLQPSVQTESSLRKALGNAQSTVNQFMPKFSAEQQGWLDQTWRFFSAYNGYIDDYMNAFRDENTATSTMTGAATILDNASSELYDSQLALVSAITASSQWQLLFTGLVIIAIGVLMAWRITLQITRPLHQSLALAEQIAQGDLTASINVVRRDELGMLMSAMATMNHKLREMIGEIREGVSNVASAASEIAAGNTDLSSRTEQQSAAVVETAASMEQLTSTVKQNADNAHHASQLAADASGNATKGGEIVTNVVSTMNEIAVSSRRISEITSVINGIAFQTNILALNAAVEAARAGEQGRGFAVVAGEVRNLAQRSAQAAKEIETLIGESVTRVNTGSTLVESAGKTMDEIIRSISHVHDIMDEIASASDEQSRGINQISTAVAEMDATTQQNAALVEESSAAANSLEEQAQMLEHAVSVFRLGNDDVSTRPAQRASLSTGKPLKLTASAAKTTAAAVNRASATKVKDDWESF; this is encoded by the coding sequence ATGAATACAATTCTACATACCTATAACAATCTGAAGGTTGGTATTAAGTTGGCGATAGGGTTTGGACTGATTTTGATCATGTCCGCCTTCATCATGCTGTCGGGAGTTAATGGCTTTCGTAATATTGACGCTTACGTCGACAAGTCCATCATCAGCAATGATATTAATAATAACCTGAACGATGCCAGACGCTCCCGACTCAGTTTTCAGTATACCCATGACTACGCCGCCATTAATAAAGTCGGCGACCTGATGGTCAAAGTGGGCCAGTCGCTGAATCGGGCCAACCAGTTAACCTGGAGCCCCGATGCGCAGAACTTGCTGAATCAGCTAAACGACGCCTATAAAAAATATCTCCCTGGGCGGGAAGCGTTGATCAAAGCCAGCCAACAGCGCGATGTCGTGGCGCAAAAACTGAATCAGGACAGCAGCGCCGGCACGCTCAATGCACTGCGCGCTCAATTTAGCGCCAGTACGCTGACGCCGGAATTACGGCTGGAATTTACCACGCTGTTCGAACAACTGTCAGAAATCCGCGACCTGACGCATGAGTTGCTGCTGCAACCTTCCGTTCAAACCGAATCCAGCCTGCGCAAAGCCCTTGGCAACGCCCAGAGCACGGTCAATCAATTCATGCCGAAATTCAGCGCGGAACAGCAAGGATGGCTGGACCAGACCTGGCGTTTTTTCTCCGCCTACAATGGCTACATTGACGATTATATGAACGCCTTCCGCGATGAAAACACCGCCACCAGTACCATGACCGGCGCCGCAACCATTCTGGATAACGCCTCCAGCGAATTGTATGACAGCCAGTTGGCGCTGGTCAGCGCCATCACCGCCAGTTCGCAGTGGCAGTTATTGTTTACCGGTCTGGTGATTATTGCTATCGGCGTACTGATGGCGTGGCGCATTACCCTGCAGATTACCCGCCCGCTGCACCAGAGCCTGGCGCTGGCTGAACAGATTGCGCAGGGCGACCTGACCGCCTCCATCAACGTCGTACGCCGCGACGAACTGGGGATGTTAATGTCCGCAATGGCGACCATGAACCATAAACTGCGCGAGATGATCGGCGAAATTCGTGAAGGAGTGAGTAACGTGGCGTCCGCCGCGTCGGAAATCGCCGCCGGCAACACCGACCTCTCCTCCCGCACCGAGCAACAGTCGGCCGCGGTAGTGGAAACCGCCGCCAGCATGGAGCAGTTGACCTCGACCGTGAAGCAGAACGCCGACAACGCGCATCATGCTTCACAACTGGCGGCCGATGCGTCAGGCAACGCCACCAAAGGCGGCGAGATCGTCACCAACGTGGTGAGCACCATGAACGAGATAGCCGTTAGCTCCCGGCGTATTTCCGAAATCACCTCCGTCATCAACGGCATTGCCTTCCAGACCAACATTCTGGCGCTTAACGCCGCAGTGGAAGCCGCGCGTGCCGGCGAACAAGGCCGTGGCTTCGCGGTGGTGGCGGGCGAAGTGCGTAATCTGGCCCAGCGCAGCGCCCAGGCCGCCAAAGAGATCGAAACCCTGATCGGCGAATCGGTCACCCGGGTGAATACCGGCTCCACGCTGGTGGAAAGCGCCGGCAAAACGATGGACGAGATTATCCGCTCTATCTCCCATGTGCATGACATCATGGACGAGATCGCCTCAGCCTCTGACGAGCAAAGCCGCGGTATCAACCAGATCTCCACCGCGGTCGCCGAAATGGACGCCACCACTCAGCAGAACGCCGCGCTGGTGGAAGAGTCTTCCGCGGCGGCCAATTCGTTGGAAGAGCAGGCGCAGATGCTGGAACATGCGGTATCGGTGTTCCGCCTCGGTAATGACGACGTTTCGACGCGCCCGGCGCAACGCGCCAGCCTCAGCACCGGCAAACCGCTGAAGCTGACGGCCTCTGCGGCCAAAACCACCGCCGCCGCCGTGAACCGCGCTTCTGCGACCAAAGTCAAAGACGACTGGGAGTCGTTCTAA